TGAATTTAGCGTCGTTTGTGACGACATGGATGGAACCCGAGTGCGACAAGCTTATGATGGATGCCATGAACAAGAACTATGTAGACATGCATGAATATCCTGTTACTACCGAGCTTCAGGTCAccaactttttttctttttctttttctttattattttttgaaattaggAGTTTGTATAATATGACATGAAAAGAATCTAAACGAACAAGTATCAAATATGATATGGTTCAAAGTAGGGATGATTATGGATCAAATTTAGATCGAATCCAAACAGATCTAGGGCAATTATTTTTTGTGGACTTAGACTTGAACTAAGAGTAGGCTCTGAAATTTTTCTACTCAAATTTAAATCTGTCGAATCTGATAGATCATAATATGGATCCTAAATGAATCTTAATCGATTATTCATACTTTAtcatttttacacattaaagtTTTTATCAATACTAAAATGAGTCTATTGGTTGTGCATATTAAatccaaataaatataaaattggtTTAAAACGAGCTTAAGATTGATTTTAGATTCTGTAATGTCAAGTGTAAAATGATCTAGGATGAGTCTGTCCAAGCAACGAGTATCCTCTATTCTTGGCATGGAACATTAATATGTAATTatatcatttaaattattataaaatactaaaattttcataatttagtctttatttatttttaaaatgtcatAATTTTACATTTCTCTCAACAAGTCCCGTACAATTGACTTAAAAAAGATAAACCATGAACTTCCATAGTTTTGAGTATAACAAGCAGCTAACTTTAGTTCTGGTGTTCGCGGTCAATTTTAAGAACAAGACAAGTTATGTCGGTGGAAAAAGAGCAGAATACCATTTGACAAATTTCTACTCCCTTCCTTTCATAGAGATTATCtaatttgtcatttttatttattttaattttaatattttattatgtttataatttttatatatcttccactaactcattttaacattttaatatttttttatcgtATCCACATATTTACTACTAGCtttatgtaaaaattttttaataattgtgtctttatattttttccacgaattttattttaatattttttaatacttatgatCTACATATTttatccattaaatttattattcaataagaTAGTATACTATgtaaaatattcaatttatttaattCCGGTGAATATTCCTTATGAGGACATCAATAAGAAACAAAGGAAATAAGAGAACAAAGGTAAATAACAAAAAGAGGTAAAGGGGATATTCATGTCCCAAAAAGATGCATGGTCTTACTTTGGGCACAAAAAATACCAGTCTTATTGACCtaatctttttgatttttttatttgcaattttaaatatttaacataaagtaattaaataaaaaatattataattcatAATAAGAAAGATAAAATAATGCTGCAtttgatttattaattttttattaggtaaaTATGATGGTAATCTATATATTTAACTTACAATTTGGATTAATATAGAGTGAATAACTTTGATTattcaaaacaaagaaaaaatctttgtaactacaAACATAAACTTTCTTGCATTGATGTAAGCAGAATAGGTGTGTGAACATGATAGCAAGGCTCTTCAATGCTCCTCTTGAAGAATCAGAGATGGCTATCGGAGTTGGAACTGTAGGCTCATCCGAGGCCATAATGTTAGCCGGGCTGGCCTTCAAGAGACGGTGGCAGAACAAGCGCAAGGCTCAAGGCTTACCTTATGACAAACCGAACATTGTTACTGGTGCCAATGTTCAGGTATTTTTACTAGAAAATCTTGTCATAGACAACAAGAGCGAATTCAGGATACTAGTGTAGTGTTGGTTCGAGCATACATCTCTATGTATGTACTTAAACAATCAGTCAGTCATTTTTCAGTGTTATATGTTGCACAATTTAATACTTTTCGGGTTTAAATTGAATGACTTGGACCATGGGCTAGCCATGTCCAGGCCTTGATTCTCCCTCGATAGGCACTAAAATCATTCAGCTAGACAATAGGAAGATCATCCTAAACTTGTGGGTTTCTCTTTCAGGTGTGCTGGGAAAAGTTTGCAAGGTACTTTGAAGTGGAACTAAAAGAAGTGAAGCTAACAGAAGGATACTATGTGATGGATCCTGTTAAGGCTGTTGAAATGGTGGATGAAAACACCATATGTGTCGCCGCTATTCTTGGCTCCACTCTCAATGGAGAGTTTGAAGATGTCAAGCTCTTGAATGATCTCTTGCtagaaaacaacaaaaaaactgGGTATACTCTTTGATCATTAACCCTATAATTGAACAATATGATTATAGCATATGACCGACTTACCATAAACTTCGCAGATGGGATACTCCGATTCATGTGGATGCAGCAAGTGGAGGATTTATAGCGCCATTTCTGTACCCAGAGCTAGAATGGGACTTCAGACTTCCTCTGGTGAAGAGCATAAATGTGAGTGGTCACAAATATGGTCTTGTTTACGCTGGCATTGGATGGAACATTTGGAGGAGCAAGGAAGACTTGCCTGGAGAGCTCATCTTCCATATCAACTACCTCGGAACGGACCAGCCCACCTTTACTCTCAACTTCTCCAAAGGTAAGGTTTC
This genomic stretch from Amaranthus tricolor cultivar Red isolate AtriRed21 chromosome 9, ASM2621246v1, whole genome shotgun sequence harbors:
- the LOC130823128 gene encoding glutamate decarboxylase 4-like gives rise to the protein MLLLEANLSATNSYMESTFGSRHLQSPLPRYSMPNKSIPKEAAYQIINDELMLDANPRLNLASFVTTWMEPECDKLMMDAMNKNYVDMHEYPVTTELQNRCVNMIARLFNAPLEESEMAIGVGTVGSSEAIMLAGLAFKRRWQNKRKAQGLPYDKPNIVTGANVQVCWEKFARYFEVELKEVKLTEGYYVMDPVKAVEMVDENTICVAAILGSTLNGEFEDVKLLNDLLLENNKKTGWDTPIHVDAASGGFIAPFLYPELEWDFRLPLVKSINVSGHKYGLVYAGIGWNIWRSKEDLPGELIFHINYLGTDQPTFTLNFSKGSSQVIAQYYQLIRLGYEGYKSVMENCQENAMVLKAGLEKTGRFNIVSKDNGVPLVAFSLEDNKLHNEFEVSEMLRRFGWIVPAYTMPADAQHVTVLRVVIREDFSRTLAERLVFDITKVLHELDQLPSKYGNIKNHQAKGKNGVINAPKKSALETQREIADVWQKFVINRKTGKVC